In Jannaschia sp. W003, the genomic stretch CGGGCCGTTCCCGATTTCACGCCCCGGACTTGATCCGGGGCCTCCGGCGGCCGTTGGCGCCTCCGTCACGGAGCGAAGCGCGCACGGCCACCGGAGGCCCCGGCGCAAGGCCGGGGCGAAGCGCGCCACCCCCTACCCGATCTGCCCCCGCACGCCGCCCGTCTGGCCGCGGTCCAGGAGCAGGTGATCGAGCAGCACGCAGGCCATCATCGCCTCGGCCACGGGCACGGCGCGGATGCCGACGCAAGGATCGTGGCGGCCCTTGGTGACCAGCGTGGTGTCCTCGCCGGACTTGGTGACGGTCCGCCGCTCGGAGAGGATCGAGGAGGTCGGCTTCACCGCGAAGCGCACCACCACGTCCTGCCCGGTGGAGATGCCGCCCAGGATGCCGCCCGCGTGGTTCGAGGAATACTCCGGCCCGTCCGGCCCCATCGCGATCTCGTCGGCGTTGTCGCGCCCCGTGAGGCGCGCGGCGTGCATCCCCTCTCCGATCTCGACGCCCTTCACGGCGTTGATCGACATCATCGCCGCCGCCAGATCGGTGTCGAGCTTGGCGTAGACCGGCGCGCCGAGGCCGGGGGGCACGCCGCGCGCGGTGCACTCCACGATGGCGCCGACCGAGTTGTGGTCGTCCCGGCGGAGCCAGTCGAGGTGGTCCGCGAAGGCCTTGGCCGCCTCGGCATCGGGGCACCAGAAGTCGTTGCGCCCGATCTCGTCCCAGTCGAAGCGCGCGGGGTCGACGTCGAGCGGGCCCATCGCGGTCATGTAGCCGGTGATCCGCAAGGAGGGCGCCAGCTCGGCCAGCGCGGCCCGCGCGATGCCCCCCGCCGCCACGCGCGCCGCCGTCTCGCGCGCCGAGGAGCGGCCGCCGCCCCGGTAGTCGCGGATGCCGTACTTCTGCCAGTAGGTGATGTCGGCGTGGCCGGGGCGGAACTTCTCGGCGATCTCGCCATAGTCCTTGGACCGCTGGTCGGTGTTGCGGATGGTCAGCTGGATCGGCGTGCCGGTCGTACGCCCCTCGAAGACCCCCGACAGGATCTCGACGGCGTCCGGCTCCTTGCGCTGCGTGGTGTGCTTGGACTGCCCCGGCTTGCGGCGGTCGAGCCAGTGCTGGAGCGCGGCCTCGTCCACGGGGATGCCCGGCGGGCAGCCGTCCACGGTGGCGCCGAGCGCGGGGCCGTGGCTCTCGCCCCAGGTGGTGACGCGGAACAGGTGTCCGAAGCTGTTGAACATGGGGCGCGGTCCTCCGGGGGCGGGGGTAGCCAGCCCCCGCCCCGCGCGCAAGGCGCCCGCCGCCGGCGGCCCGGTCAGGCCTTGCCGTAGGGGTCCTTCGGCCCGCGGTCCTCGCTCAGCGAGCGGCGGTTCCGCCGCGACAGGCGCACGATGGCCTCCGCCAGATGCGCGTCGGCGATGTGGTCGTCGCCGGCGTCCACGCGAATCCCGTGGGCCTCGAACAGCACGTCGGCGTGGGTCGCGCCCTCGGGCGGCTCGAAGCGGTAGCTGGCCAGCTCGATCAGGAGCCCCAGCGGGTCCTTGAAGTAGATCGAGTTCATGAACCCCCGGTCCTTCTCGCCGGAGTTGCCGATGCCCCGCGCCTCGAGCTTCTCCTTCAGCCCCCAGTAGGTGGACTGGCTGACCGCGAAGGCGATGTGGTGGACGCAGCCCGCACCCGTGGGGGTGCGGGAATGCTCCTGCCCGCGCGCCTCGCTGGTGAAGATCGTGATCATCCGCCCGTCGCCGGGATCGAAGTAGAGGTGCCCCTGGTCGGGGTCGTCGAGGTTGGGCTGCTCGAACACGAAGGGCATGCCGAGCACGCCCTCCCAGAAGTCGATCGTGGCCTGCCGCCCCGCCCCCATCAGCGTGATGTGGTGCAAGCCTTGCGTCTGTAGGATGTCCATCGGTGCGTCCTCCTCTCCGCCCACACATAGAAGCGCGGGCACACTCCGGCGAGCACGGGGTCGGTGCACCGGTGCACGGCTGGACTGCGCCCGCCGCGCGCGCTAGGTCCCGTGTCACCTCGGGGAGCCCGTCACGGGCTGAGACGCGCAAGCGGACCCGTCGAACCTGAACCGGTTAGGACCGGCGGAGGGAAGGTAGCGCACGCTCCCCGACTCCCGCCCGTCGCCATGGAGCTTGCTATGAAGACCGCCATTGCCACGGGACTGACGCTGATCGCCACCTCGGCTTCCGCCGAGACGCTCACCGTCTATGCCCCTGACTACTTCGCCTCCGAGTGGGGCCCCGGCCCCGCCATCGCCGAGGCCTTCGCCGCCGAGACCGGCGCGACGCTTGAATACGTCACCGGCGACCTCCTGCCCCGCCTGCGGCTGGAAGGGGACGCCACCGAAGCCGACGTGGTGATCGGGCTGGCCACCGACACCATGCAGGCCGCCCGCGAGACCGGCCTCTTCGCGCCCCACGGCGTGGACCTCTCGGGCCTGACGCTCCCGGTCGAGTGGACCGACGACACCTTCCTGCCCTTCAACTGGAGCCACACCGCCTTCGTCTACGACACGACGAAGCTGGATGCCGCGCCCGAGAGCTTCGAGGCGCTGCGGAACGCCCCCGACGATCTGCGGATCGTGGTGCAGGACCCCCGCGCGTCCGTCTCGGGCTTAGCCTTGGGCCTTTGGATCGACGAGGTGTTCGGCGACGAGGCGGAGGCGGTCTGGGCCGATCTGGCGGACAACATCGTGACCGTCACCAAGGGCTGGTCCGAGGCCTACGGCATGTTCACGGAAGGCGAGGCCGACATGGTGCTCAGCTTCACCACCTCGCCAGCCTACCACATCATCGCGGAAGGCGACGACACCAAGCGCGCCGCGATCTTCCCCGAAGGGCACTACGTGATGGTGGAGACCGCCGCGCAGGTGGCCGGCACCGACCAGCCGGAGCTGGCGCAGCGGTTCATGGACTTCGTGCTGTCCCCTGCCTTCCAGCGCATCATCCCCGAAGGCAACTGGTCGTTCCCCGCCGCCCAGGCGGGCGACCTGCCCGAAGGGTTCGAGCAGCTCGACCTGCCGGAGACGGCCCTCCTCCTCACGCCCGAGGAAGCCGAGGCGCGCCGCGCCGCGGTGGTGGCCGCCTTCGAGGCGGGGCTCGGCCGCTGACGGGAGCGCGCCTCGGCGCGGCGGCGGCGCTCGCGCTCGTCGCCGCCCTCGTGCTGCCGCTCCTCGCCGTGGCGTGGCGCGCCGAGGATTGGGGCGGCCTGCGCGCTTCGGACTGGGGCGCCCTGCGCTTCACGCTCTGGCAGGCCGCCCTGTCGGCGGCGCTGTCGGTGGCGCTGGCCGTGCCGGTCGCCCGCGCCCTCGCCCGCCGCGCCTTTCCGGGGCGCGGCGCGGTGGTGCTGCTTCTCGGCGCGCCCTTCATCCTGCCCACCATCGTCGCAGTGCTGGGGCTGGTCGCCGTGTTCGGCCGCTCGGGCTGGCTGGGGGCCCTGGGGGTGGAGGCCGACATCTACGGCGCCCACGGGGTGATCCTGGCGCATGTGTTCTTCAACATGCCCCTCGCCGTGCGCCTCCTCCTCCAGGGCTGGAGCGCGATCCCCGGCGAGCGCCTGCGCCTCGCCGCCTCGCTGGGCTTCCGCGCCCGCGACACGTTCCGCCTGCTGGAGTGGCCGATGCTGCGCGCCGTCGCGCCCGGCGTCTTCCTGGTGATCTTCCTGATCTGCACCACGTCCTTCGCCGTGGCCCTCGCCCTCGGCGGTGGCCCGCGCTCCACCACCGTGGAGCTGGCCATCTACGAGGCGTTCCGCTTCGACTTCGACCTCGGCCGCGCGGCCCTGCTCGCGGCTCTCCAGCTCGCCATCGGCGTGGCGGCCGCCATCCTGACCCTGCGCGTGGCGTTGCCGTCCGGTTTCGGCGCGGGGCTGGACCGCACCGTGCCGCGCTGGGACTCGGGCGGCTGGCTGCGCTGGCAGGACGCGGGCGCGGTGGCCCTCGCCCTCCTGTTCCTCCTCGCCCCCATGCTCGCCGTGCTGGCCGAGGGCGCGCTGTATTTACACGCCCTGCCCGCCTCGGTCTGGTGGGCCGCGCTGCGCAGCCTGCTGATCGCCCTCGTCGCCGCCGTGCTGACCGCTGCTCTCGCCCTGCCCATGGCCCTCGCCGTGGCGCGGGGGCGGGCCTGGGTGGAGGTGGTGGGCACGCTCGCCGTCACCGCCTCGCCGCTGGTGCTGGGGGTGGGTCTCTACGTGCTGATCCTGCCCCTGGCGAACCCCGTGAGGCTGGCCCTGCCCGTGACGGCGGCCGTCAACGTGCTCCTGTCCGTCCCCTCCGCCCTGCGCGCCCTCGTGCCGGCGGTGCGCGACCTGGATGCGGGCTACGGGCGCCTCTCGGCCTCGCTGGGGCTCCGTGGCTGGACGTGGCTGCGCCTCGTGGCCCTGCCGCGCCTGCGCCGCCCGCTGGGCTACGCCATGGGACTGGCGGCGGCGCTGGCGGCGGGCGACCTCGGGGTCATCGCCCTCTTCGCGCGGCCGGGGGACGCGACGCTGCCCCTCGCGCTCTACCAGTTGATGGGGAGCTACCGCATGGGCGAGGCCAAGGCCGCCGCCCTGATCCTCGTGGCCCTGTCGCTGGGCCTCTTCTGGCTGTTCGAGAGGGGGGGCCGTGCCCGTGCTTGAGTTCGACCGCGTCGCTGTCACCCTCGGCGCCTTCCGGCTGGAGGCGGATACCGCCATTCCCGCGGGCGGCATCACCGCGCTGATGGGCGCCAGCGGGTCGGGCAAGTCCACGATCCTCTCGCTCGCGGCGGGCTTCCTCGCCCCGGACCGCGGGGTGGTGCGCATCGCGGGACGCGACGTGACCGCCCTGCCGCCGGGCGAGCGGCCCGTGTCGATCCTGTTCCAGGAGGGCAACCTCTTCCCGCACTTGACGGTCGAACGGAACGTCGGCCTCGGGGTCCGCCCCGACCTGCGCCTCTCGGCCGAGGAGCGGGCGCGGCGCGACGCGGTTCTGGCGCGGGTCGGGCTGGAGGGCATGGGCGCGCGCCTGCCGCGCGACCTGTCGGGCGGGCAGCGTAGCCGCACGGCGCTGGCGCGGGCGCTGCTGCGGCACCGCCCCTGGCTGCTTCTGGACGAGGCGTTCTCGGCCCTCGGGCCGGCGCTGCGGGGCGAGATGCTGGATCTGGTGCGCGACACCGCGGCGGCCGAGGGCGTCTCGGTGCTGTTGGTGACCCACGACCCCGAGGACGCGCGGCGCGTGGCGGACCGGCTGGCGCTGGTGGCGGAGGGGCGGCTGATGGCGCCGGTGCCGATCACCGAGGCCTTCGCGGCCCCCTCGCCGGAACTGCGCGCCTACCTCGGAACGTGACGGGGGCGCCCGAAGGCGCCCCCGAAGCCTTGCGGCTGGCGGAGCATCAGCCCTCGCCGTCGCTCCGGCGGCCCTTCACGGACGCCCAGATGCGCTTGTTGGTGAGGTAGAGCAGCACCGACAGGACGCCGAGCATGATGAAGGCCACGAGGCCCATCTGCTTACGCGCGGCGAGCTTGGGCTCGGCGGTCCACATCAGGAAGGCGGCCACGTCCTGCGAGGCACTCTCGATGTCGGCGGGGGCGCCGTCGTCGAAGGCCACGTCGTCGCCGTAGAGGGGCGGCGCCATGGAGATCCAGCCGCCCGGGAAGGCGGTGTTCTCGTAGAGCGTGGTGCCCGCCACCGTCTGCTCCTCGCCGGTGTAGGAGACGAGGAGCGAGGCGATGTACTCGGCGCCGCCCATGCCGTTCACGAGCTGGTTGAGGCCGAGGTTGTAGGGCCCGTGGAAGCCCGCGCGCGCCTTGGCCATCAGCGTCAGGTCGGGCGCGTTGACCGCGTTGTTCTCGGGGAACTGGTCGGGCAGCGAGGCGGTGCGGAAGTCGTCGATCTCGGGATCGAAGACCTCGAACAGGGTGGCGTACTCCTTGGCCTGCTCCTCGGTGAAGCCCACGCCGTTGCCGTCCGCGAGGTTGCGGAAGGCGACGTACTTGATGCCGTGGCAGGCCGAGCAGACCTCGGTGTAGACCTTCAGGCCCCGCTGGAGCTGGAGCTGGTCGTAGGTGCCGAACGGACCCTCGAAGGGGAAGTCGAAGTCGATGATGTGCCCCTCGCCCCCGGCGGCCAGCGCCGCCGAAGGTGCGAGGACGAGGGCCGCGAGGGCCGACTTGATGGTACGGAGCATGGTCGTCCTCATTCCGCGGGCGTGGCCGACTTCTCGCCGGGCAGGCGCATTCCCGTGCCGGGCGAGCCGCCGTCTTTGTCGGGGCCGTAGTGCTCCGCGAAGTCCTGCTCGATGGTGAGCGGGCGCGGCAGCGGCTTCTCGATCACGCCGAGCAGTGGCAGGATCACCAGGAAGTAGGCGAACCAGTACACGGCGGCGATCAGCGAGAAGGTGGCCCAGGGCTCGGCGGCCGGCATGGAGCCGAGCCACATCAGCGCGAAGAAGTCGACGACCAGCAGCCAGAACCACCACTTGAACATCGGCCGGTAGCGGCCCGAACGCACCGACGAGGTGTCGAGCCAGGGCGCGAAGGCCATGATCGCGATGGCGCCGAACATCGCCAGCACGCCGAAGAACTTGGCGTCCACGATGCCGCCGGTGATCCACGACGAGAACTGCACGATCCACACGTCGGCGGTGAAGGCGCGCAGGATCGCGTAGAACGGCAGGAAGTACCATTCGGGCACGATGTGCGCCGGCGTCGCCAGCGGGTTGGCCTCGATGTAGTTGTCGGGGTGGCCCAAGTAGTTGGGCATGAAGCCGACGATTGCGAAGAACACCAGGAGGATCACGGCCAGCGCGAACAGGTCCTTGATGATGAAGTAGGGCCAGAACGGCAGGGTGTCGGCCTTGGCCTCGGCCTTCGACGTGCGCCGCACCTCGACCCCCGAGGGGTTCGAGTTGCCGGTCGAGTGGAACGACCAGATCTTCATGATGACGAGCCCCAGGATCAGGAACGGCATCAGGTAGTGCAGCGAGAAGAAGCGGTTCAGCGTGGCGTTGTCGACCGCGGGCCCGCCCAGCAGCCAGGTCTGGATCGGCTCGCCGATGAAGGGGATTGCGCCGAAGAGGCCGGTGATCACCGTGGCGCCCCAGAACGACATCTGCCCCCAGGGCAGCACGTAGCCCATGAACGCGGTGCCCATCATCAGCAGGTAGATGACGATGCCCAGGATCCACGTGATCTCGCGCGGGGCCTTGTAGGAGCCGTAGTAGAGGTTGCGGAAGATGTGCGCGTAGACGGCGACGAAGAACAGCGAGGCGCCGTTGGCGTGGATGTAGCGAAGCGCCCAGCCGCCGTTCACGTTGCGCATGATGTGCTCGACGGAGGCGAAGGCGAAGTCCACGTGGGGCGTGTAGTGCATGACCAGGATGATCCCGGTCACGATCTGCAGCACCAGCGTGAAGGTGAGGATGATGCCCCAGATCCACATCCAGTTCAGGTTCTTGGGCGTGGGGATCATCAGCGTGTCGTAGAGCAGCGACAGGATCGGGAGCCGCTTCTCGACCCACTTCTCGCCCTTCGTGGAGGGCTCGTAGTGGTCGTGGGGAATGCCTGACATGGGGCTCTCTCCTTAGCCGAGCTTGATGACGGTGTCGCTGGTGAACGCGGCCACCGGCACCGGAAGGTTGGTGGGCGCGGGCCCGCGGCGGATGCGGCCGGCCGCGTCGTAGTGCGAGCCGTGGCAGGGGCAGAACCAGCCGCCGAAGTCGCCGGCGCCGTCGCCGAGGGGCACGCAGCCGAGGTGCGTGCACACGCCCATCATCACGAGCCACTCGCCGCCCGCGACGGCGTCCTCGGCCACCTCGACGCCCGGGGGCGTGAGGGTCCGGTTGGCGTCGATCGCAGGCGCGGCGCCGTCGAGGTTGGCGTTCTGCGCCAGCGGGTCGGGCAGCTCCGCCGGGTCCACCGCGGCGGCCTCGGCGATCTCCTCCTCGGTGCGGCGGCGGATGAACACGGGCTTGCCCAGCCACTTCACGGTGAGCTGCGTGCCCGGCTCGAGGCCCGACACGTCCACGTCGATCGACGACAGCGCCACCACGTCCGCCGACGGGTTCATCTGGTTCACGAGCGGCCAGATCGCCGCCCCGGCGACCACGATCCCCGCGCCTGCGGTGGCGTAGTAGAGGAAATCGCGGCGGGTGGCGGAGGAATGGTGGTCTTCAGCGTGCGACACGGCGCTCTCCGGGATGCGTGCGGTTCGTGGTGCGCGGGAACGGGCCCCGCGCGGCATTGCAGGGCATATAGACCCAGAGGCACGCGATGTGCCAGCGGGCAATCGTCGCACCCGGGCCGCGGATCAGCGCGCCAGCCGCATCGCCGCAACACCCCCGAGCGTCACGAGCACGGCGGCGATGCGCGCCGTCTCCACCCGCTCGCGCAGGACCACCGCCCCGATCAGCACCGCGAACACGATCGAGGTCTCGCGCAGTGCCGTCACCAGCGCCAGCGGGGCCTCGGTGAACGCCCAGACCACGATGGCGTAGGCCGCGAAGCTGGCCCAGCCGCCGCCCCAGAACGCCGCCGGGACGCGCACCGGAAGGCGCAGGACCAGGCCGGGGCGGCGCCACTCGGTGAAGATCGCGAAGGGCACGGCGCCGAGCACGGCGATCCAGCCGAAGAAGGCCACCGGCGAGCCCGACAGGCGCGCGCCGGTGCCGTCGGCGAGGCTGTAGGCGGCGATGAACCCGCCCGTACCCAGCGCGGCCCAGACCGCGCGGGGATTCGCCCGCCCCGCCCGCGCGAGGCCGACCCCGAGGATGCCGGCGGCGATCAGCCCCACGGCCAGCCATTCCGCGCCCGACAACGTCGCGCCCAGCGCCCCCACCGAGACCGCGGCGACGATCAGGGGCGCCGACCCGCGGGCCAGCGGGTAGACCTGGCTGAGGTCGCCCAGGCGGTAGGCCACCAACAGGAAGCACTGGTAGCCGAAGTGCAGCAGCACCCCGAGTGCGATCCACGGCCACGACGCGGGCGCGGGCGCCGGCAGCAGCGCGACCGCCAGCAGCCCCGGCACCGCGTGGCCGATCGCCATGCCGGCCATGCCGGCGAGCTTGTCGTCGCCCCCCTTCACCACCGCGTTCCACCCCGCATGAAGCAGCGCGGCCAGGAGGACGGCGAGGAAGACGCCGGGGCTCACGGGGCACGGCGCATGGTACGGTGCGGAATCCCGGCGTCCATGTAGGGCGCGCCCTCGGCGCGGAAGCCCTGGGCCTCGTAAAACGCCACGGCGCTCTCCTGCGCCGAAAGTACGACGGCGCGGAGCCCCCCGGCCTGCGCCTCGGCCACGGCCGCATCCATCAGCGCCCGCCCGTGGCCGCGCCCGCGTGCGTCCGCCAGCGTTGCGACGCGGCCCACGTGCATCTCGCCGTCCGTCACCTTCGAGCGCAGCGTCGCCACCGCGCGCCCGTCCGCCTCGCGCAGGAGCCAGTGCGCGCAGCCGCCGTCGGTGCCGTCCAGCTCGTCGGCCTCGGGCACGCCCTGCTCCTCCACGAAGACGCGCCAGCGGATCGCCAGCGCCTCGGGCGGGGGGGCATCGAAGCGCTCGATCACGGGGCGGTGGCCGCCATCGCCTCGCGCGCCGCGAACCGCTTCTCCCACGCCGCGAGCGCGTCCCGCCCCTCGCGCCAGTTCCGGTCGCCGTGGCGCAGGTCGAGGTAGCCCAGCGCGCAGCCCACCGCGACCTGCCCCATGTGGAGCGGCCCCTCCAGCAGCGGCATGGAGCGCGATTCCATGGCATCGAGCGAGCGCGCGATCTTCGTCCATTGGGCCTCGAACCACTCGGGCCACCAGAGGTCTTCGGGGCGCAGGCGCTTCTCGTAGGTGATCGTGATGGCCGCCTCCATCACCGCGTGGGCGTTGGCCTCCAGCGCCAGCACGTCCCACAGGCGCGCGTCCGGGTAGAGGCCGGCCCCCGCGCGGTGGTCGAGGAAGCGGCAGATCACGCGGCTGTCGTAGAGCGTCGGCTCGTCGTCCTGCACCAGCGCGGGAATCTTGCCCGAGGGGTTGGCCGCGTTCAGCGCCGGCTCGCCGCCCAGGGGCGAGGCGCTCACGTCGCGCACCTCCACGTCCGCCTGCCCGGTCTCCAAGAGGACCACGCGGCAGGTGCGTGCGAAGGGCGAGGCGGGGGAGCTCAGAAGCTGCATGTCGGGTCTCCTTGGTGAGCCGCGACAGAAGCACCGTCTCCCCTCCGGCGCCAGAGGCGGCCATGGGCGCGGCGACGGGGCGAGGGGTTCGT encodes the following:
- the aroC gene encoding chorismate synthase — encoded protein: MFNSFGHLFRVTTWGESHGPALGATVDGCPPGIPVDEAALQHWLDRRKPGQSKHTTQRKEPDAVEILSGVFEGRTTGTPIQLTIRNTDQRSKDYGEIAEKFRPGHADITYWQKYGIRDYRGGGRSSARETAARVAAGGIARAALAELAPSLRITGYMTAMGPLDVDPARFDWDEIGRNDFWCPDAEAAKAFADHLDWLRRDDHNSVGAIVECTARGVPPGLGAPVYAKLDTDLAAAMMSINAVKGVEIGEGMHAARLTGRDNADEIAMGPDGPEYSSNHAGGILGGISTGQDVVVRFAVKPTSSILSERRTVTKSGEDTTLVTKGRHDPCVGIRAVPVAEAMMACVLLDHLLLDRGQTGGVRGQIG
- a CDS encoding VOC family protein: MDILQTQGLHHITLMGAGRQATIDFWEGVLGMPFVFEQPNLDDPDQGHLYFDPGDGRMITIFTSEARGQEHSRTPTGAGCVHHIAFAVSQSTYWGLKEKLEARGIGNSGEKDRGFMNSIYFKDPLGLLIELASYRFEPPEGATHADVLFEAHGIRVDAGDDHIADAHLAEAIVRLSRRNRRSLSEDRGPKDPYGKA
- a CDS encoding thiamine ABC transporter substrate binding subunit, whose translation is MKTAIATGLTLIATSASAETLTVYAPDYFASEWGPGPAIAEAFAAETGATLEYVTGDLLPRLRLEGDATEADVVIGLATDTMQAARETGLFAPHGVDLSGLTLPVEWTDDTFLPFNWSHTAFVYDTTKLDAAPESFEALRNAPDDLRIVVQDPRASVSGLALGLWIDEVFGDEAEAVWADLADNIVTVTKGWSEAYGMFTEGEADMVLSFTTSPAYHIIAEGDDTKRAAIFPEGHYVMVETAAQVAGTDQPELAQRFMDFVLSPAFQRIIPEGNWSFPAAQAGDLPEGFEQLDLPETALLLTPEEAEARRAAVVAAFEAGLGR
- a CDS encoding thiamine/thiamine pyrophosphate ABC transporter permease ThiP yields the protein MLPLLAVAWRAEDWGGLRASDWGALRFTLWQAALSAALSVALAVPVARALARRAFPGRGAVVLLLGAPFILPTIVAVLGLVAVFGRSGWLGALGVEADIYGAHGVILAHVFFNMPLAVRLLLQGWSAIPGERLRLAASLGFRARDTFRLLEWPMLRAVAPGVFLVIFLICTTSFAVALALGGGPRSTTVELAIYEAFRFDFDLGRAALLAALQLAIGVAAAILTLRVALPSGFGAGLDRTVPRWDSGGWLRWQDAGAVALALLFLLAPMLAVLAEGALYLHALPASVWWAALRSLLIALVAAVLTAALALPMALAVARGRAWVEVVGTLAVTASPLVLGVGLYVLILPLANPVRLALPVTAAVNVLLSVPSALRALVPAVRDLDAGYGRLSASLGLRGWTWLRLVALPRLRRPLGYAMGLAAALAAGDLGVIALFARPGDATLPLALYQLMGSYRMGEAKAAALILVALSLGLFWLFERGGRARA
- a CDS encoding ATP-binding cassette domain-containing protein, giving the protein MLEFDRVAVTLGAFRLEADTAIPAGGITALMGASGSGKSTILSLAAGFLAPDRGVVRIAGRDVTALPPGERPVSILFQEGNLFPHLTVERNVGLGVRPDLRLSAEERARRDAVLARVGLEGMGARLPRDLSGGQRSRTALARALLRHRPWLLLDEAFSALGPALRGEMLDLVRDTAAAEGVSVLLVTHDPEDARRVADRLALVAEGRLMAPVPITEAFAAPSPELRAYLGT
- a CDS encoding cytochrome c1, translating into MLRTIKSALAALVLAPSAALAAGGEGHIIDFDFPFEGPFGTYDQLQLQRGLKVYTEVCSACHGIKYVAFRNLADGNGVGFTEEQAKEYATLFEVFDPEIDDFRTASLPDQFPENNAVNAPDLTLMAKARAGFHGPYNLGLNQLVNGMGGAEYIASLLVSYTGEEQTVAGTTLYENTAFPGGWISMAPPLYGDDVAFDDGAPADIESASQDVAAFLMWTAEPKLAARKQMGLVAFIMLGVLSVLLYLTNKRIWASVKGRRSDGEG
- a CDS encoding cytochrome b N-terminal domain-containing protein, with the translated sequence MSGIPHDHYEPSTKGEKWVEKRLPILSLLYDTLMIPTPKNLNWMWIWGIILTFTLVLQIVTGIILVMHYTPHVDFAFASVEHIMRNVNGGWALRYIHANGASLFFVAVYAHIFRNLYYGSYKAPREITWILGIVIYLLMMGTAFMGYVLPWGQMSFWGATVITGLFGAIPFIGEPIQTWLLGGPAVDNATLNRFFSLHYLMPFLILGLVIMKIWSFHSTGNSNPSGVEVRRTSKAEAKADTLPFWPYFIIKDLFALAVILLVFFAIVGFMPNYLGHPDNYIEANPLATPAHIVPEWYFLPFYAILRAFTADVWIVQFSSWITGGIVDAKFFGVLAMFGAIAIMAFAPWLDTSSVRSGRYRPMFKWWFWLLVVDFFALMWLGSMPAAEPWATFSLIAAVYWFAYFLVILPLLGVIEKPLPRPLTIEQDFAEHYGPDKDGGSPGTGMRLPGEKSATPAE
- the petA gene encoding ubiquinol-cytochrome c reductase iron-sulfur subunit; the encoded protein is MSHAEDHHSSATRRDFLYYATAGAGIVVAGAAIWPLVNQMNPSADVVALSSIDVDVSGLEPGTQLTVKWLGKPVFIRRRTEEEIAEAAAVDPAELPDPLAQNANLDGAAPAIDANRTLTPPGVEVAEDAVAGGEWLVMMGVCTHLGCVPLGDGAGDFGGWFCPCHGSHYDAAGRIRRGPAPTNLPVPVAAFTSDTVIKLG
- a CDS encoding EamA family transporter; the protein is MSPGVFLAVLLAALLHAGWNAVVKGGDDKLAGMAGMAIGHAVPGLLAVALLPAPAPASWPWIALGVLLHFGYQCFLLVAYRLGDLSQVYPLARGSAPLIVAAVSVGALGATLSGAEWLAVGLIAAGILGVGLARAGRANPRAVWAALGTGGFIAAYSLADGTGARLSGSPVAFFGWIAVLGAVPFAIFTEWRRPGLVLRLPVRVPAAFWGGGWASFAAYAIVVWAFTEAPLALVTALRETSIVFAVLIGAVVLRERVETARIAAVLVTLGGVAAMRLAR
- a CDS encoding GNAT family N-acetyltransferase; the encoded protein is MIERFDAPPPEALAIRWRVFVEEQGVPEADELDGTDGGCAHWLLREADGRAVATLRSKVTDGEMHVGRVATLADARGRGHGRALMDAAVAEAQAGGLRAVVLSAQESAVAFYEAQGFRAEGAPYMDAGIPHRTMRRAP
- a CDS encoding glutathione S-transferase family protein, whose translation is MQLLSSPASPFARTCRVVLLETGQADVEVRDVSASPLGGEPALNAANPSGKIPALVQDDEPTLYDSRVICRFLDHRAGAGLYPDARLWDVLALEANAHAVMEAAITITYEKRLRPEDLWWPEWFEAQWTKIARSLDAMESRSMPLLEGPLHMGQVAVGCALGYLDLRHGDRNWREGRDALAAWEKRFAAREAMAATAP